One Cricetulus griseus strain 17A/GY chromosome 5, alternate assembly CriGri-PICRH-1.0, whole genome shotgun sequence genomic window carries:
- the Slamf6 gene encoding SLAM family member 6: MVVSRTPAPDSAGQMMVWLFPLVFCLGSGNEVPQSSQSPRVVNGVLGESATLLLELPAGKEASLIIWHHKGEASQDTTILIVQLNKSKTPRIIESDPKRGERLSIIQSYSLQVNNLTMADAGLYRAQITTKDPTPDFSIYKLRVFERLSNLEITNHTRLFENGTCEIHLTCIAENPNQTVSVGWRTSGSISLGEPNLTVSWDPKNSNDQSYTCQAENAVSNLSVSVSAQSLCKGVLPEKNLQWHQTFIIIGTLLAIVVVCLVICLWKKRTGSLFLASQHPDSSQNTDTPGSPGSNTVYAQVTHPVQEMEIPKSIKNDSMTIYSIVNHSREPIAPRINTLKDIK, from the exons GGAATGAAGTTCCACAAAGCAGTCAAAGCCCAAGGGTGGTGAATGGTGTTCTAGGAGAGTCAGCAACTCTTCTTCTGGAGCTTCCTGCAGGAAAGGAGGCCAGTCTCATCATCTGGCATCACAAAGGAGAAGCATCACAAGACACTACGATCCTTATCGTCCAGCTCAATAAGTCTAAAACTCCACGAATCATCGAATCTGATCCAAAGAGGGGAGAGCGACTGAGCATCATCCAGTCCTACTCCCTGCAAGTCAACAACCTCACAATGGCAGATGCAGGACTGTACAGAGCACAGATAACCACAAAAGACCCTACACCGGACTTCTCTATTTATAAACTGAGGGTCTTTG AACGACTGAGCAACTTGGAAATTACCAATCATACTCGCCTATTTGAGAATGGGACCTGCGAGATCCACCTGACCTGTATTGCGGAGAATCCAAATCAAACAGTCTCAGTTGGGTGGAGGACCTCAGGAAGCATCTCTTTAGGGGAACCAAATCTCACTGTCTCCTGGGACCCGAAGAATTCCAATGACCAGAGTTACACCTGCCAAGCTGAGAATGCTGTCAgcaatctgtctgtctctgtctctgcccagaGTCTTTGTAAAG gTGTTTTACCTGAGAAAAATCTACAGTGGcatcaaacatttataattattgGTACCTTGCTGGCTATAGTCGTTGTGTGCCTAGTCATATGTCTTTGGAAGAAAAGAACAG gtTCTCTTTTTTTGGCTAGCCAACATCCAG ATTCCTCCCAGAACACAGATACTCCAGGCTCTCCAGGGAGCAACACTGTGTATGCACAGGTCACTCATCCAGTGCAG GAAATGGAAATCCCAAAATCTATAAAAAATGATTCTATGACAATTTACTCCATAGTTAATCATTCCAGAGAG CCCATTGCTCCCAGGATCAATACTCTTAAGGACATCAAGTAA